Proteins encoded together in one Acidaminococcales bacterium window:
- the lexA gene encoding transcriptional repressor LexA, translating into MTKKATNSPFDQEPSLTKAQTDILEYIRNFVRTNGYPPSVREIGKAVGFASSASIHAHLRKLESAGYLQRNPFKSRTVEVTQDAMLRQQTMVPVPLVGRVTAGQPILAEENIEATYPLPAEFIGTRSGDDVFMLTISGDSMVNAGILDRDIVLVRRQQTADNGDIVVALLLEENQATVKRFFRESNRIKLQPENELMQPIYSDNVAVLGKVIGVFRFL; encoded by the coding sequence TTGACCAAAAAAGCAACAAACAGTCCATTCGATCAAGAACCGTCCTTAACCAAAGCCCAGACCGATATATTGGAATATATCAGAAACTTCGTGCGGACAAATGGGTATCCTCCTTCCGTGCGCGAAATCGGCAAAGCGGTCGGGTTTGCCTCAAGCGCCAGCATACACGCGCATTTGCGCAAACTGGAATCCGCCGGTTATCTCCAGCGCAATCCTTTCAAATCGCGTACCGTGGAAGTAACCCAAGACGCCATGCTGCGCCAACAGACAATGGTTCCCGTGCCTTTAGTCGGCCGGGTAACCGCCGGCCAGCCGATATTGGCCGAAGAGAACATTGAGGCGACCTACCCCCTACCCGCCGAATTTATCGGAACTCGCTCGGGCGACGATGTTTTCATGCTGACAATAAGCGGCGACAGCATGGTCAACGCAGGCATTTTAGACCGTGACATAGTATTGGTTCGCCGCCAGCAAACAGCCGACAACGGCGACATTGTGGTGGCTTTGCTGCTTGAGGAAAACCAGGCTACGGTAAAGCGTTTCTTCCGCGAATCAAATCGCATAAAGTTACAACCAGAAAATGAATTGATGCAGCCTATATATTCCGATAATGTCGCGGTTTTGGGAAAGGTTATAGGTGTTTTTCGTTTTTTATAG
- a CDS encoding GGDEF domain-containing protein — MTTLLKSIAALLCDVKINEADIGAELLSNPDFFKIYSIIKDLRTLSSSLNKGELDKLVYNKGFILANLKALQSNLRHLTWQTKKISEGDFSQKVDFLGDFSDSFNKMTDKLRENSLYLTELASLDTLTQIPNRRALDAFMDKAFASCPELCVLMADIDFFKKVNDTYGHDIGDELLVHAASLLSKQIRNSDFVARYGGEEFVAILPDTSVEIATKIAERILQVVKNTPLAIPNTDTIITLTLSIGVSCKRPDDSSVQDVLKRSDKALYEAKNNGRDQYRIIS; from the coding sequence ATGACAACATTGTTGAAATCTATTGCGGCTTTGCTTTGCGACGTCAAAATAAACGAAGCCGACATTGGCGCGGAATTATTGAGCAATCCGGATTTTTTTAAAATATATAGCATCATAAAGGATTTGCGGACATTGAGTTCGTCTCTCAACAAAGGGGAACTGGACAAACTTGTCTACAACAAAGGCTTTATACTGGCAAACCTTAAAGCCTTGCAATCAAATTTGCGCCATTTGACTTGGCAGACCAAAAAAATATCCGAAGGGGATTTTTCGCAAAAAGTAGATTTTTTGGGTGATTTTTCGGATTCTTTCAATAAAATGACCGATAAGCTTAGGGAAAACAGCTTGTATCTAACTGAACTCGCCAGCCTTGACACCCTTACGCAAATACCGAACAGACGCGCCCTTGATGCTTTTATGGACAAAGCTTTTGCTAGTTGCCCGGAACTTTGCGTCCTTATGGCCGACATAGATTTTTTCAAAAAAGTAAATGACACTTACGGCCATGACATAGGCGACGAGCTATTGGTTCATGCGGCAAGTTTGCTCTCCAAACAAATCAGAAATTCTGATTTTGTGGCAAGATACGGCGGAGAGGAATTTGTCGCCATTTTGCCTGATACCAGCGTGGAAATCGCCACCAAGATAGCAGAGCGTATTTTGCAAGTAGTCAAAAACACTCCATTGGCTATCCCTAATACGGACACAATCATAACTTTGACATTGAGCATTGGCGTAAGCTGTAAAAGGCCGGACGACTCCTCGGTGCAGGACGTTTTAAAACGCAGCGATAAGGCTCTGTATGAAGCGAAAAACAATGGCCGTGATCAATATCGTATTATTTCTTGA
- the gltA gene encoding NADPH-dependent glutamate synthase: MPVDRHPMPEQPAGVRNKNFDEVALGYDLETAFAEAGRCLQCQNALCQTGCPVNIDIPRFIKNLREKDMASSIAVLKSKNSLPAVCGRVCPQESQCEEKCVLGRRGQPIAIGRLERFVADYAREQQLGLAPAAAAEEKNRGKVAIVGSGPAGLTVAGDLSRMGYGVTIFEALHEPGGVLMYGIPQFRLPKEIVQYEISQLKLLGVKIEVNMVIGRSYTIGELLEEEGFDAVFIGTGAGLPHFMNIPGENLNGVYSANEFLTRANLMRSYKFPFVATPLVVGKKAAVIGAGNVAVDAARTAKRLGADAVSIVYRRSEKEMPARNEEIEHAKEEGIVFHLLTYPVKIIGNDKGWATAMECVRMELGEPDASGRRSPKEIKNSNFLLDADTVIVAIGQGPNPLIPTTTKGMDANKRGNIIADENGRTTRDGVFAGGDIVTGAATVISAMGAGKAAAKSIHEYIMSKRANPDK, encoded by the coding sequence ATGCCTGTAGACAGACACCCCATGCCCGAACAGCCGGCTGGCGTACGCAACAAAAACTTTGACGAAGTGGCGCTTGGCTATGACCTTGAAACCGCTTTTGCAGAAGCGGGACGCTGTTTGCAATGCCAAAATGCCCTTTGCCAGACCGGTTGCCCGGTAAACATTGACATTCCGCGTTTTATAAAGAATTTGCGCGAAAAAGACATGGCTTCCTCCATCGCTGTGCTTAAAAGCAAAAACAGCCTGCCGGCCGTATGTGGGCGCGTATGCCCACAGGAAAGCCAATGCGAGGAAAAGTGCGTTTTGGGCCGCAGGGGACAACCGATAGCTATCGGGCGGCTGGAACGTTTTGTCGCCGATTACGCCCGTGAACAACAGCTTGGCCTTGCGCCCGCGGCAGCCGCCGAGGAGAAAAACAGAGGGAAAGTGGCCATCGTGGGCAGCGGCCCGGCCGGACTGACTGTGGCGGGGGATTTGAGCCGCATGGGCTACGGCGTTACCATTTTTGAAGCGCTGCACGAACCGGGCGGCGTCCTTATGTACGGTATCCCGCAATTCCGTTTGCCGAAAGAAATCGTGCAATATGAAATAAGCCAGTTGAAATTGCTGGGAGTGAAGATTGAAGTCAATATGGTGATAGGCCGCTCCTATACAATCGGGGAATTGCTCGAGGAAGAAGGTTTCGATGCCGTATTCATAGGCACAGGCGCGGGGCTGCCACATTTCATGAATATACCGGGCGAAAATCTAAACGGCGTTTATTCCGCAAATGAATTTCTTACGCGCGCCAACCTCATGCGCTCTTATAAATTCCCCTTTGTCGCCACGCCGCTCGTTGTAGGCAAAAAGGCGGCGGTAATTGGCGCGGGGAACGTTGCCGTTGACGCCGCCAGGACTGCCAAGCGCTTGGGCGCTGATGCGGTAAGCATCGTCTATCGGCGTTCCGAAAAAGAAATGCCGGCCAGAAACGAAGAAATCGAACACGCCAAAGAAGAAGGCATTGTTTTTCACTTGCTGACCTATCCGGTAAAAATTATCGGCAATGATAAAGGTTGGGCAACCGCGATGGAATGCGTGCGCATGGAACTTGGCGAACCGGACGCCTCTGGACGGCGCAGCCCCAAAGAAATAAAAAACTCCAATTTTTTGCTTGACGCCGACACCGTAATTGTGGCGATAGGGCAGGGCCCCAATCCGCTTATACCCACTACGACCAAAGGCATGGACGCCAACAAACGCGGCAATATAATTGCCGATGAAAACGGGCGAACTACTAGGGACGGAGTCTTTGCCGGCGGCGATATCGTAACAGGGGCGGCAACAGTAATTTCGGCTATGGGAGCGGGGAAAGCCGCTGCCAAATCTATTCACGAATATATCATGTCTAAACGCGCAAACCCGGATAAATAA
- a CDS encoding sulfide/dihydroorotate dehydrogenase-like FAD/NAD-binding protein, translated as MAKILSKREFSPGVKEYTLDAPLIAKKCQAGQFVIIRTDTHGERIPLTIADFDRDGGTITIVVQEVGNSTKHLGESFGVGDEILDLLGPLGRPSHIENFRTAICIGGGIGVAPVYPIARELKKAGNKIISIIGARNKDLIIFEEKMRATSDELFITTDDGSIGRKGFVTDPLREILRAGGKPGLVLAIGPVVMMRNVAAVTKEYGVYTVASLNSIMVDGTGMCGGCRVAVGDETKFVCVDGPEFDAHLVDFTNLMQRQQMYKEQEALEYSCGGHCQCL; from the coding sequence ATGGCAAAAATTTTGTCCAAACGGGAATTTTCGCCCGGGGTCAAAGAATATACGCTTGACGCTCCTCTGATTGCGAAAAAATGCCAAGCGGGACAGTTTGTAATTATCCGCACCGATACGCACGGCGAACGCATACCGTTGACGATCGCCGACTTTGACCGCGACGGCGGAACCATAACCATTGTGGTGCAAGAAGTAGGCAACAGCACCAAACATCTTGGCGAATCTTTCGGAGTGGGCGATGAAATACTGGATTTGCTCGGCCCTTTGGGGCGGCCATCGCATATAGAGAATTTCCGAACGGCCATTTGCATAGGCGGCGGCATAGGTGTCGCGCCTGTCTACCCGATTGCGCGGGAGTTGAAAAAAGCCGGCAATAAAATTATATCCATTATCGGCGCGCGCAATAAGGATTTGATCATTTTCGAGGAAAAAATGCGCGCAACAAGCGATGAATTGTTTATAACGACCGATGATGGCAGTATTGGGCGCAAAGGTTTCGTTACAGACCCATTGCGGGAAATTCTGCGGGCAGGGGGAAAGCCCGGCCTTGTTTTGGCTATTGGCCCGGTCGTGATGATGCGTAATGTTGCCGCCGTTACCAAAGAATACGGAGTATATACTGTTGCCAGCCTCAACAGCATTATGGTGGACGGGACTGGGATGTGCGGCGGCTGCCGCGTAGCCGTTGGCGATGAAACGAAATTCGTCTGCGTGGACGGGCCGGAATTCGATGCGCATCTGGTCGATTTTACAAATCTTATGCAAAGACAGCAGATGTACAAAGAACAGGAAGCGTTAGAATATAGTTGCGGGGGGCATTGCCAATGCCTGTAG